The genomic stretch GGTGGTCAGAAGGGGGAGGGACAAAGAGGGAGGTAAGGTAGAAAAGAGTTTGCTGGAGCTGTTGGTGGAAGATTGGAAAATAGATTGAAAGTAAGATGTCTTAGCAGAGAAGGAAACAAAAAGTGAGGTCTCAGTGAATTTGTTATTTTCAGCAGAATGCATTTTTGGATCTAGGTGATCTAGGATTTGCTTTTCTccacttttttttataattaaataggttttcttttttataattcTATATAGATTAAGTAATGATCTGAGGGGTGACAGAGTGGGTGGAGGGGTATTAGGCCAACTGACATCCAGTTTTTTTAATAGGAgtgcatggagagagagaagttaaaaaaGTGAAGGtggggaagaaacccagcagagtgggtggatgttgaagtcacCAAGCAGGACAGTTGGGGGAGAGCAGAAAGGAGATAGTCAAGTTTGTCAAAAATGCGATTAAGTGGTCCAGGGAGACTGTAAAGTACAAGTTACAGGAATCTCATCAGCTCTCAGAAGCTAAACATAGCTGGGTCAGGGTACATGCAAAGGAAACTGTCAAAGAACAACCAGGCTGCTGCTGGAATGGGTGACACAGTATCCCCATATGTTGGTTGTTGTCAGGGGCTTGGCTTACTCCTTCAGTCCCCATTTCTCCAGTTTATTAAGCTGAGAATGAGAACTCGGGGACTAACTTGCGATATAGTAGCATCACGTCCAGAGGGAATGTCAATTCCATCCTCTTGCACCACAGAAACAAGGAATAAGCAATGGCACATACCTAATTAGCTAGAGAGAGGATTAACTTTTctcataaaaaaaatgtttaattaaattactaaaaaaataaaaaactctaatttgcttaaatataaattactACAAATTCTGTTAACAATTTTAAGTGTCACAAAATCTGTTCATGTATCATCAATCAGTCAGTATGGAATCATTAGACTGCGGCCTTTCTTGTGTAGTCCCTGTTTGAATTGATGAGTGCAGGACCATGAAGTACACAATGGCCAGGCtgtttgtactgtgtgtgtgctctCTGAATAAACTGCCTGGGTACTGCATTCGGAGTGAGCTGATTTGCATATGCATGTAGCTATACTGGAAAATAAACGAACTTCGTGTGCTGTATGCGGTGTGCATGCCTACATGTTATTAAAAGTTTGGGCAACTTCAAATCAgtgtactatttatttattcaaggcTCTGCAAATATTATAGCAGGCATGATTATAGCACACAGAAAAGCACAGCAGTACATGGCAGGACAATGATTCACACACTAAACTCCTGTGAGGTGATGCATGCCTCACAATATTAACCATTTAGCAATGGAAAATATACCGGGGTTCTCCCTGTTTCTGTAGTTCTTCCTGGTGCACAACAAAGATATCTGGCTAAACATGTACATTGCCTTACCACACTTGTAGTGGAAGCCATATAACTGCTTGCTTTTCtaactttatttttcaattaaaatctcCTCACTAATTTAGGCACCTGTATACTGTTGAGGAACTAGTTCTGGTGGGAACTGGTTCTTATTTTCATTCTACAcatatttaattgcattttaattgttcaaacatgttttatattaaaggGAAATAATTGTTTATGGGATAATTAAAGTATTGTGTTGCACTAAATATGTTGTTGTTACTTCTGTTTTCCAGTGCTTTGAGGAATAAGAATCCCAGGTTGTTCATACCTGTGATCCCACTCAGTTTCATCCTTGCCTACCAGCTGGACATGGGCTATGGAACCTTAATATACAGAATGAAGGGTAATCTATATGAAATTACATATACATGGGCACTGATCTCACCTGAAAGGCATGGTGGACAAAAGTTAAAATTTATCTAGGAAAATATTGCATAACGATCACTGGATTACAGTTATTACAGATTAACTGCTGACCAGTTGGAAAGGTCAGGGAACAGCAGTCTGGTTGGAGATGGGAGTTTAagggtttgtttttaaacatcgTTATATCAGCCTCTCTATTAGTGCACCGGTGAGAAAATTATTAAAACCAagctttatttttgttgttttcagtaTTTGATTTGTATTGTACTTGACAAACAGTGTTTTGGAACTGCTGCTCAATGGGTTGCAATTTTCAGGAAGaggaaaaatattttgtttaccaTTGTTCTCCCTGTTACATAATATCATGCCTAGTTAAAATGCAATTAAGTGCCTATGTGTGGTTTTGGGATGTGGTTGGTACTTGATGTATTGTGTGCTTGTTTATAGCTACACATAGTACTAAGTCTAGGGTATGCAGTCCACTCATTTTATctgtttgtgattttattttgttgatttaataaagtgtacagtttgttatattttaaattaaattacagaaGTGGTTGCATTACATATAGACTGAGTGAACAGCTGTGTTGACCGGCAAAACTATTTGTCACAATTAATGTGAGTCATTGTTTAAGATAAGATAACATATTAGATACAGCTCCTTGctttagaaatatatttatagattGAATCATTGGTAATCTGTGAAGCAGATTACATATTCAGGGAGTCGAGTTACAGTCATACTTCTGGTACCGTTACCTGTATATGCATCAGTAGTAGActatgattttttattttttgtattgtttttctttcttgtactgctttttttcttcttggtgTCTTTCAGGTTGTAATAGAAGTTCAGAAACACATTGTACTTTTTGAAAGGGTTAAAAGTGGTGAAGGGGGAATAGATATATTATCCCCCCCCCATTACCAACAGTGAAGGGTAGCTGTCCTCCTCATCCCCTCCACAATCAGTACCTGTGTACCAATGTttaatgaaaaagcaaaacattgtTGACAAGAATGTCCTATAAACTTAGCAGTAGCTTTCTACATCTGTCAATTACTTTTAAGTGTTACAGGCTTTATAGAAACCAGTAAAGGTGGTTATGTTTCATTTTCACTAGTTTTGGTTGGAAAAAGTAGTTTATTCAATACTTCTGTCACAACTCAGATAATACTACCCGTGACCCATTAATGTTGCACTAGAGTTAATAGTTACATGATGTACTGTTGAACCTGACTTCTTCTATACAACCTATGATTTCATTTACCTGTTACTTTGTTTAATCAATCAGTTTTCTAAGGCTAAGATTTAAACCTCACACATCCCATCAGCTAATTGAATATCCTATTCAAACATGTCAGATGAGATTAATATCACTAGGGGCAGTCCATACTAACCGAAGTATCATTAGTTAACCATGTTTTGACTTGTCATGTCATTTCATTTGGTATGTTTTTGATGCGTCAGTTTGACATTTGTTGTCTTGGTTGCAGTTATTTTTGTTACACGTGGACTTAACCTTTAAAAACTGATGGAAAGATCAGAGTTGCTTATTGTTAACAACTGATGCAGAAACTTTGCATCAGGTTTTGAAGACAGGGTGTTATATAAAGATGCATGGTTAGGTAAACATGATTTTTTCATTGATTTTCCACATTTGCTCACTAACATACTTAGCCTATATCCAAGCTTGAAGAGCTTAGTTAGAAGTCATCCCATCATTACCAGCAACATCTCAGGTATTCTTGAATATCCTGGCTCTTTAAAAGCACAGTTACAATTACACAAATAGCACTGGACACATAGAAGTAtccaacattttaatttgtagcATATGGTATCGTCTCTTCCTAGATTAAGATATGCAAAATGTGAGGAGTATTACaccctgaaaataaaaaactaatttaCACTCAAAACATCAAGGAAATTCtctgacagagacacacatacacaatcatgcattaaaacaaatgaaggGAGCCCTCTTGATCCATGTGCAtgtcaataattatttttaccaAGGATTTAATCCAGCTGTTTCTTCACAGAGCTTACTTAGGTGTCTGCCTCAAAGAAAGGGCTCGGTAAAGGAAACCATTAAGAAACATCTCGTATACTAAGAGGTTTTTAACAAACATATCAATAACTTACACATTTGctttttgttacatttaatgTTTCAGTCTTTACATTCTGAAAGACAATTTATTTCTAAAAGTAAACATATGCCTGTTATTTAAAAGTTATGCACAGTGCAATTATTACAATAATGCTGGGTTGAGATTCTACAAAGTGTCACTACACTGGATTACTCTCACCTTGATGTGCTAAATGGGTGCTTTGAAAGACAGCTGTATCAAATTAATATGTCTGAGAATTTTCTCGAGCTGCTGATGTATTACTCTGCTGCTCTAGATTAAATTTCATTTGTTGTTTCTGCTCACTCCTTTAAGAGCTGCTTTCACATTGTCGTTTTGAACCTGAAACAAAACTCTGAAATACTCCTCAGTTAGACAATtagacaatattttcaacacaGCCCTCTGTGTGTCTTTTCAGCTGAAGCAGAGGGTATAATGGAAACCGAGCACGATCGACTAGAGCTGCCTTTGGGAACACCCACTTTTGAAAGTACAGAGAAAGCCAGAAGAGCCCAAAGCACCTTCTTCATTGAAAAGTGAACTGTCCATACTGTGGTCCATACTGCCCCAAATCTCCACAACCACCTTCAGGAAAATGCTTGTGTTTTGCTCTTAATGAAGAGagaaataatacatgttttctaTCTATGTCTGATTGTCCATACAGACCATTGATGAAGTGTAACTAAAAGTTGATTTTGCaagcaatgtatttttaataaaaggtAAAGAATTGTGTAACTATCAATATTGTATGCATCAATAGTATATGTTACTGACACAAATAGTTAcatatgtttcaaaataaactCTTTTCAAATTTCAGACCACAGTGATCAATATTTTGTGAATCCAGTTTGGCTTTTTTCTTAACGGTTCATTAAATTCTcgggggggtgggtgggggggattgACAAGAAGagctagaaaaataaatgaatggatccaagaacaatccaaaatatgtgacatcattgcaagagtgaaaatgtaaaaatggcaATGGATTGGACACATTGCATGAGGAACAGATTAAAGATGGACCAAGAAGTCTGTTGAATCAATATCAAGAGCTGAAAAAATACCTTAGGAGATGAGAAGACCAACAAATAAAAGATGTGAAGATGAAatcatggaaaagggaagctgtatatcgaagcaagtggaaacatcttggggaggccttcatcccgcagtggattgatataggctgatggtgataatatataatatatacagtgcctattcACCGAAACAGTCACCCTCTTGgatgttttcattttctatttgtgttacaacctgaaatatTTTCTTCTGAACTACACAGCCTACTCCCACAGGTCACACAGTTGGGTaagtgcattcaaagcaaagatactACCATGAAAACCAaggtgctttcaaaacaaatctgGGATAAAGTTGTGTAAAAGCACAGATTGGGGGAGCAGtataaaatatttcaaaggcattgaatatcccttggggCACAGTCAAGTCcatcattaagaagtggaagttATACGGCACCACCCAGAATCTGCTTAGAGCAGGCCATCCTCCCAAACTCAGCAGCTGGGTAAGGAGGGCATTagtcagagaagccaccaagaggccaatgacaaCTCTGAAAGACAGAGTTCCAGTGTTCCATGGTTGAGATGGGAGACACTGTCCTTGTGTCAATAATAGCTCAGGTTCTCCACAAATCATAAATTGACTCGGCAAACATTGTCTGCAATTATCTGTATATTAATACGCATTTATCTTAAttaaaggattattattttattaaggtaAAACTATCAATTTCATTACAGATTACCAGGGCCTAGCATAGCACCTGAAATAATACCTTCTGCCTTGTGAGTCACCAATAGTTTATTCTTTATTAGTTCAAGTTCAGTCCAGGGCTGGACACCTGGGGGAGACaaaggtgtaagaaaataggaCCTCCTGTAGCAGTGACTGGAACTAAGACAGTTCAggttcaatgtgatttattacagagtCCAGAATATAGATCACCGTATACAAGTATACTGGGTACAACAAGGCAAAACTAATACAAAGACTTTATGGACAAGTCAGCTTTTATGAGTTGAACCcctgtccaactccaccttccagagtgaccaccccacccaccagagTATCCAATGGCAGCTGCCTATTAGCATATCAAGTGACAATGGAGCCCTCACCCCGCTCTCCCACATTCCAGGGTAATGGCTCACCCGTTACCCTCACCCGTACCTTTCTCGGAGATGATTAACTCACTTCTCCCAACAGAGATGGACTGTCTCCTTACTCGTCCTTATCAACCTTCTGTTCCTATTGATACCAGGGACCTTACCTTTGCTCAGCCATCTGCGTTTACCTTCTGTGAATTAGGACAATACCCAAGAACATTTGGGGAGACGACTTAAAACTGTGGAATTTTATCATGGTGGAATTTGCCCAGCTTCAGCAATTGCATTTTTTCTTACAAAGGAATGTAttaagtatttgtatttaatgtagCTTTAGATTGTTTAGTTTCCTATGGATATCTGTGACTGAGAACCACTCTTAGGGCCTTGGAAGCGAGGAGGCCGGTTACAGACACTGGTACAAATCACTAAGTGGTTTGGGTCTCTGCTGGGAGGGGAGGCTAGGGGGCGGACGGCATGGCGGTCAACAAAGCAAAAGTGTAGTACCTTGCTGCAAGGAGACCCGAGCCATCTGTTGAAATTTCTCCTTGGCCTTCTGCATGCGCTCCAATAATGCTTTCACCCTTAATCCAAAGGTGAAACAAGGCATGATCAGAGCGTTGAGGAAATGCGGCTTGTCTATGGCACAAATGGCACCTGGCCACAACCAAGGCAGCCAGTGAACACCTTGATGCATGCTCTACGGCTGAAGTGCATCAGCTCTATGATAGTCAGCAGTTGtacacagctgcagttgcatgttcaaaaactctaataaattagtaagacatgatctgcctcgtctaaacccatgttgactatctccaataatgtggttttcattaagatgctccttgattttctgtctaatctttTTTTCCAAAATGTCACAGggaatgcaggtgagactgattggtctgtaatttcctggctcagttttgtcccctttcttgtggattggtatgacatttgctgtcttccagtcagttggcacatcctgttctaagtgtcatttggaatatttgagttagtggcctataaataatttccctcatttctttaagtactgttggaaatataccatctggcccaggtgatttgtttgtttttaattctgcgagtccctttagtacctcctcctcatttatctctcttagggtttgagtggagattgttaacctgtggcatgtcatctgtcttttgtttttgtaacaacctctgtgaaatactaatttagaacatttgccacatcttgtttgttttttaagatacttccatttttagtctttacccgtttcacttcctcctttattgagcTCTTGTTGTTGTAGtgttgaaaaaagctctttgcattaattTTAATCTGTGAGGATTGGTAAAGCACAATCTCCCAGTCTCAAGCAAAGACCATCGATCTTTGAGACATCTTCAACATCTGGTAGTGATCTGAGAGCAGTTTTCAAATTTCTTTCTATGAATATTTTTAGCTGTGCATTTACAGGAATCACTAAACATCAGCAGGCAGAGGCAGTCCAGTGTTAGCACATGGGGAATTAAGTTTTACTTGAAACTACTTGCTTGCcagtttcctttttctttcagtTACAGTCATTCAGTATTTAAGCTTGCAATGCTTCCTTTTCACAGCAGTCCCTTAACACTTtcaatacttttctttttcttcaatgTAACCATGCTGTCATCACTATAAAGCGGAAAACTGGTtcactatggcaagccaaattatcatttagagatatctctaaataatttaaagatatcttcaaatattaaaagatctctctaaatcatttaaagatatctgcaaatatttaaagatatctctaaatcatttaaagatatctgcaaatgaattagagatatctgcaaatcatttcaatatatctcatttaaaagtacatttagagatatcttcaaatgacttcctgttcatttagagatatctgcaaatcatctTGAGATATcatcaaatgacttcctgtatgtagcccaagattatcacttcctgttaacttgttcattcatttctatgtaactgaataaggaaacaggttaagtgataatctcagccaaaatacaggaagtcatttgatgatgatttgcagatatctttaaatgatttagagatattttcaaatgcaccttatttagatatctctaaattgtttgcagatatctcaatcatttatagatatctttaaatgatttagatatatctttaaatgatttagatatatctttaaatatttgaagatatctttaaatgcatttagatatatctctaaatgataatttggcttgtcaTAGCTCACTGCTGCCACCCCTATGTTGCATCTGTCTAAGATCTGTGGGACAACACGCACTATGCTTCAGCCTTTCCCGTTTTAAACCAGGGAGCGCGATGAACAGTCAGTGGGCTCAGGTGTAGGGGGGCTGTGGAATGGGTGTCCAGCTACAGGTGTGCCTGTGAAAGGTGGACTCATCAAACTAACGTGCAAATGCGTGATAATACAAAGAAGCAAATCACAAAtgggggaaataaatacatcaatctaAAGCAATAAACATTGGAAAACAGATCAACCTAAATCATTATTCTCTATAGTCACCCCCTGTGATACTCTTCAGagtatgtgtttaaaaaaaaaaacattaattatgtgttgtttttttggtaaaGAGTGTATTAAAGGACAAcagattttgttattatttgtacagATATGGTATCCTAAGCCGTAACACAGTAACAATGAAAAATGCTGCTCATAACCATGTATGCGTCATAACCACATAGTGTCACACAGCATCCCTTTACACCTTACCTGATATGAAtactattttaaattattactgTGAATGTGTTACAGTGTGCGCAATAAACTCCTTTAGGAATACGTCTGAGAAAACATCAACACATAAATCTAATGTGTGGGTAAAGCActtgatattaaaatattatttttgaattcctgaattaaatacaatatcaaccaaacattgtatgcgtgtgtgtgtgtatatatatatatatatatatatatatatatatatatatatatatatatatatatatatatatatatatatatatatatatatataattaggctactactaataatatgcTTGTTTTTAATGACATTTACAAACCTTTTGTAGTATGAGTAGAGCTGTCTGTTACATGGAATACAATTAAGTGTAAGTAGTTGTAATGGTTCtgtattaaacaataataataataataataataataataataataataataataataataatatttaaaaaacatggaGTAAGACTTCTACTGCAGAGAAAAGCTTTGAAATCTGCCCTTACAGTGATATTAAATTGACTGAGGAAAGCTGTggatatattaaaatgtatagaattcctgaattaaacaaaaatacaacacgAACAACAATAAAGAAATGTCATATATACCCTTTTCAGACTCATACTGTAGCCAAATAATACTTCAGGAACGTATGGGAAGAAAAGCGTTTAGTTTGTTAAAATAGGCACTACCAACATGCGTGCCTGTACgatatacacacataacatTTGTCCTTATTAATAACACATATTGTGTGTATAGTTTCATCACATTAGATTTAAAGTGTGTGGCTCAACTGAGGTGGAGTTGATagatatttttcactttaaaatcatacttagttatttattcattatacattcatgtagtgtgtgtgtgtgtatggggggtCAGACAGTTCATGAAACACCTGAGGCACAGTATAGTAGGAGGAATACTTCAAAGTTTTACAAGGCATTTTGACCCTTTAAGAACCAAATGAAAACAGGCTAAAAATTAAAGAGGCAAAATGGTCCTGAAAAGTAACAAAGATACAGACTAAAACTAAAGCCCATTCAACCACAATGCATCTCAGACCCAGTAAAACTCTAATCCAATGCACATTTATGTGCACTTTTCAAAATGAGCTCCATACActgtcaaaataaaaatgtctataATATACCGGTATAGTTTTCGCCGAGcaattgaataaaaaataaaattatctcACACAGGCTACTCATACATAGCTAGTATATTACGCATTTGTAATATGTGAGCAATATATGTATGACATACTTCTTTTAAATTGGATTTTCAAACCTTTTTGTAATTTGTCTAATTGTAAAAGGTATATAATGTGAAATATAATTAAGTATAAAGTACTTGATATTTGCGGTTTTAACAATACTAGATCCAAATGAACATGCATCTGTTACATgatatagtagtagtagtatacaaCATCAGCCTGATTTCTCTTTTTCTGGTAGGGTTGCTTTTGCATCTTTGTTTAACCGCTTGATTCATAATATGTCTCATAGGCAACAATGCAAATGTGGCACGgttcaagaaaaaataaacctgaTAAATAGGAAGTGTCTGTTTCTCAATTCAGATTTCTCTTATCGTTTTGTGAGGCcactaatgataataatcatggcttattaaaaataaataaataaatacataaataaataaactgagcCCGGTGGGTGGGTGGGAGAGATGGGTCGAACACATGAGAGATGGATTGTATGAGTCACACAACAACGGGCTATGAACTATATAAAGAAGAAGCTGTAAGAGCCACCGTGAGACGGGGTGAGAGGGGCTGTGAGGAACAGTGCTCTACAACAAGCCGTACAAGTCCAGGTTGAGGTATAGCAGGCAGAGTGTCAACGTTTAAGTGGATAGACAGACCACAGAGCACACGCCGGGGTTAGCGCAAGTTCCTCCAACCTCTGTCACTTCGACTTGGTGGCACGTTTTGAAAGTAAAGTTTGGTGTCAAAAAATCAGTTCAATGATGAAGCTGTTTTGCGTTATTTTGGTGTGTGTCAgcagcatgtgtctgtgtgccagaGCGCAGGTGGGGAGTAAAGGAGGTTTGACGAGAGAGTATGGAGTCAAACTGTGTGGCAGAGAGTTCATTAGAGCCGTTATCTTCACCTGCGGAGGGTCCCGCTGGAGGAGGCTGTCGGAAGATGCGGAGTACAGTAAGTACTAAACCTTTGTACATAATAATGTATCTTtagcaatatttagtttttttatagaTAGACTTAAAAGCAGTTGCAACCAATCTCTTATTTCTACTTTAGTCTAAAAGTATAAAACAATACATGGATTTATTGCAGTACTGGAACACTCAATCATAAGCAGTTCTAGGGCTTGCTTAGTTCGTGTATTAATTGTTTTCCTACAAAACACATAGAATATGTCTTTCTcgttgttaattttttttaatgtaaatttgtttattacattcatcatcaAAACCCATACCAATTAGAGATAAAACTTCACTATTGCATACGTCTTATACATTAATCACGACATTCACCTAAATGTTGTTAAACtatattaatcaaaataaataattccaatTTTTTTTAGTAAGATCACTcctattaatatattattattattattattattattattattattattattattattattattattattattataccaaaACATCTTTAGGGACTTTAAGGTGTCCTccatttaaaatgacttttggATCCTGCTGAAGTTAAAACTGTGGACCAATTGCGTCTTTCCTGTGGATTAGCTGTCAGTAGCTGTGAATTGAGCTGCGGTGTCCTGTCACTAACATGGTCCCCCTTGTCTCCAGACCAGCGTCTGTGTATAGGCGCGTATAGATTTGTTTCAAttagttaattgtttaaaatgtacagttgGGCATTTCACAGTCCCACACGCTAGATCTGGACGCTGATTGGCTGTTGGCACACAAGCGTTTAAGAATTACTATGTAGTTTCGGGCGTGAGCTGTCCTTGGTCCTGGTGTAGTGAAAGCAGAATTGATTGTGTAAACCATTTTACTTAATCTGCATTTGAAAAGAAGACTATGTGTAATTTAACTTTCCTACATATT from Amia ocellicauda isolate fAmiCal2 chromosome 8, fAmiCal2.hap1, whole genome shotgun sequence encodes the following:
- the plgrkt gene encoding plasminogen receptor (KT) isoform X2, which encodes MGVFMSKTLDQNLKKQQEFMLLNSRLQLERQILMQNQMRERQMAMQIAWTREFLKYYGAFFGLASFALTAGALRNKNPRLFIPVIPLSFILAYQLDMGYGTLIYRMKAEAEGIMETEHDRLELPLGTPTFESTEKARRAQSTFFIEK
- the plgrkt gene encoding plasminogen receptor (KT) isoform X1, giving the protein MKTMGVFMSKTLDQNLKKQQEFMLLNSRLQLERQILMQNQMRERQMAMQIAWTREFLKYYGAFFGLASFALTAGALRNKNPRLFIPVIPLSFILAYQLDMGYGTLIYRMKAEAEGIMETEHDRLELPLGTPTFESTEKARRAQSTFFIEK